From one Amycolatopsis sp. FDAARGOS 1241 genomic stretch:
- a CDS encoding alpha-L-rhamnosidase C-terminal domain-containing protein, with translation MPGLNTSAWQSYVLGPQTADVHPVQAEGRGEVTHPQSLLKSHGPATTLTTKAGGTPASVLLDFGKEVGGTPYLDLTRVTGSPTLTLVTAEARQYIRTPASTTVSAAAATGATQITLASAANLETGNSITFTPATGEPVTRTITAFDVTARTVAVKPALPADLATGTAVATSPGAPSSDESRGLAGVGGPDTFQPTGPGRLTGGFHGGFRFALLTVSSPGSVSLSSAGLDFQAFRATPADYQGWFLSSEDDLNRMWYSGAYTLQLNLKAPGLNGLPDARIYDGAKRDRSIWTGDLLVQIPTLLTSLGNAGAAYVKSSLDVLLATQRADGAFPGSPDFSKRTSPVGSPLFYSNNYSGYGARAFIDYFRYTGDKTYLIAALPALRKELAYNDTFLSADNLVVSNDRDYWQATQTGEVTKYSIDYYILLKEMSWLERSVGSAALADTDDAKAEAIKAAVTSKLWNPQLGAYGQSSAKADVLVEDANALALQYGFVPEGKEAGVLAAMKTLWTPYGAIMGPGLQDPTGHTIEPFANGMETAGRFAVGDTTGALDLMKRTWGPMIDKKNPLYTGAFWEFKNSTGGVNRATASLAHGWAASPSVQLTEQLLGVEPVGAGYQSWSIAPHPGSVRWASGAVPTAYGAIKTEWTSDSRSGRFALTVQAPEHTTGTITVPVGRTSVVTINGRVLKDIGPEAKSSGGYVTLTVPGGTYRITVS, from the coding sequence GTGCCCGGGTTGAACACCTCCGCCTGGCAGTCCTACGTCCTCGGCCCGCAGACCGCTGACGTCCACCCCGTCCAGGCCGAAGGCCGCGGCGAAGTCACCCATCCCCAGTCGCTGCTGAAGTCGCACGGTCCCGCGACGACGCTCACGACGAAAGCGGGCGGCACCCCGGCCTCCGTCCTGCTCGACTTCGGCAAGGAGGTCGGCGGCACGCCCTACCTCGACCTCACCCGTGTCACCGGATCGCCGACGCTCACGCTGGTGACCGCCGAGGCGCGCCAGTACATCCGGACCCCGGCTTCGACGACGGTCTCGGCAGCGGCAGCGACCGGAGCGACGCAGATTACGCTGGCTTCCGCCGCGAACCTGGAGACCGGCAACTCGATCACGTTCACCCCCGCCACCGGCGAGCCGGTCACCCGCACGATCACAGCTTTCGACGTCACCGCGCGGACCGTAGCGGTGAAACCCGCGCTACCGGCGGATCTCGCGACCGGCACGGCCGTGGCCACGTCGCCCGGCGCGCCGAGTTCGGACGAGTCCCGCGGGCTCGCCGGTGTCGGCGGTCCGGACACGTTCCAGCCGACGGGTCCTGGCCGGCTGACCGGAGGTTTCCACGGCGGCTTCCGGTTCGCCCTGCTCACCGTTTCCTCCCCCGGCAGCGTCAGCCTCTCGTCGGCGGGCCTGGACTTCCAGGCGTTCCGCGCGACACCCGCCGACTACCAGGGGTGGTTCCTTTCCAGCGAGGACGACCTCAACCGGATGTGGTACTCCGGTGCCTACACGCTGCAGCTGAACCTGAAGGCGCCAGGGCTCAACGGCCTTCCGGATGCGCGCATCTACGACGGCGCCAAGCGTGACCGCAGCATCTGGACCGGCGACCTGCTCGTCCAGATCCCCACATTGCTCACCAGCCTCGGAAACGCCGGCGCGGCCTACGTGAAGTCGTCCCTCGACGTGCTGCTGGCGACCCAGCGCGCGGACGGTGCCTTCCCGGGCTCGCCGGACTTCTCGAAGCGCACCTCGCCGGTCGGTTCCCCGCTGTTCTACTCGAACAACTACTCCGGATACGGGGCGCGCGCGTTCATCGACTACTTCCGCTACACCGGCGACAAGACCTACCTCATCGCTGCCCTCCCCGCTCTGCGGAAGGAGCTGGCTTACAACGACACCTTCCTCAGCGCAGACAACCTCGTGGTCTCCAACGACCGTGACTACTGGCAGGCGACTCAGACCGGTGAAGTCACCAAGTACAGCATCGACTACTACATCCTCTTGAAGGAGATGTCGTGGCTCGAGCGCAGTGTCGGCTCGGCCGCCCTCGCCGACACCGACGATGCCAAGGCCGAGGCCATCAAAGCCGCGGTGACCAGCAAGCTCTGGAACCCGCAGCTCGGGGCGTACGGGCAGAGCAGCGCCAAGGCCGACGTGCTGGTCGAAGACGCCAACGCCTTGGCACTGCAGTACGGGTTCGTTCCGGAGGGCAAGGAAGCCGGCGTCCTCGCAGCGATGAAGACGCTCTGGACTCCGTACGGCGCCATCATGGGGCCGGGACTTCAGGACCCCACGGGTCACACCATCGAGCCCTTCGCCAACGGCATGGAGACCGCGGGCCGCTTCGCCGTCGGTGACACCACCGGAGCGCTGGACCTCATGAAACGCACCTGGGGTCCGATGATCGACAAGAAGAACCCGCTCTACACCGGCGCGTTCTGGGAGTTCAAGAACAGCACCGGCGGCGTCAACCGGGCGACGGCCAGCCTCGCCCACGGGTGGGCCGCGTCGCCGTCGGTGCAGCTGACCGAGCAACTGCTCGGCGTCGAGCCGGTCGGTGCCGGCTACCAGTCGTGGAGCATCGCGCCGCATCCCGGCAGCGTTCGCTGGGCGAGCGGCGCCGTCCCCACCGCCTACGGAGCCATCAAGACGGAGTGGACTTCGGACTCGCGATCAGGCCGGTTCGCCCTCACCGTGCAGGCGCCCGAGCACACCACCGGCACGATCACTGTCCCGGTCGGCCGCACTTCGGTCGTCACGATCAACGGCCGTGTCCTCAAGGACATCGGCCCCGAGGCGAAATCGTCCGGCGGCTACGTGACCCTGACAGTGCCCGGCGGCACCTACCGGATCACCGTTTCCTGA